From Glycine max cultivar Williams 82 chromosome 11, Glycine_max_v4.0, whole genome shotgun sequence, the proteins below share one genomic window:
- the LOC100780782 gene encoding protein RDM1 isoform X1: protein MKRSFPWENQIDVSSSSSPNSLRPNPPTIPNSPIDTNSQDALIRRAEMYQDYMKQIPIPNHRGTMIPFTSWMGLGRSMKQIYEQPLHYLTNILLKQWDQLRIGSEDEYKPLDTIVHPHKAEATIWLIEEIHRQTSSHFHLASLWKVDPMYNGFVDSIFPTLEHTS, encoded by the exons ATGAAGAGGTCATTTCCATGGGAAAATCAAATTGatgtctcttcttcttcttctccaaacTCCCTTCGTCCCAACCCTCCAACTATCCCTAACTCCCCCATAGATACCAATTCCCAAG ATGCACTCATCAGACGGGCAGAAATGTATCAGGATTACATGAAGCAGATCCCAATCCCAAATCATCGAGGCACTATGATCCCATTCACCTCATGGATGGGATTAGGCAGATCCATGAAACAGATATACGAACAGCCTCTTCATTACCTCACAAATATTCTCCTCAAGCAATGGGATCAGTTGAGAATTGGCAGTGAGGATGAATACAAGCCCTTGGACACCATAGTTCATCCACACAAAGCTGAGGCCACCATCTGGCTCATTGAAGAAATCCATCGGCAAACCTCATCGCATTTTCATCTTGCTAGTCTGTGGAAGGTGGACCCAATGTACAATGGTTTTGTTGATTCCATTTTCCCAACATTAGAGCACACATCATGA
- the LOC100780782 gene encoding protein RDM1 isoform X2 translates to MCVAFRPMAASAIDALIRRAEMYQDYMKQIPIPNHRGTMIPFTSWMGLGRSMKQIYEQPLHYLTNILLKQWDQLRIGSEDEYKPLDTIVHPHKAEATIWLIEEIHRQTSSHFHLASLWKVDPMYNGFVDSIFPTLEHTS, encoded by the exons ATGTGTGTTGCGTTTAGGCCTATGGCTGCTTCTGCTATTG ATGCACTCATCAGACGGGCAGAAATGTATCAGGATTACATGAAGCAGATCCCAATCCCAAATCATCGAGGCACTATGATCCCATTCACCTCATGGATGGGATTAGGCAGATCCATGAAACAGATATACGAACAGCCTCTTCATTACCTCACAAATATTCTCCTCAAGCAATGGGATCAGTTGAGAATTGGCAGTGAGGATGAATACAAGCCCTTGGACACCATAGTTCATCCACACAAAGCTGAGGCCACCATCTGGCTCATTGAAGAAATCCATCGGCAAACCTCATCGCATTTTCATCTTGCTAGTCTGTGGAAGGTGGACCCAATGTACAATGGTTTTGTTGATTCCATTTTCCCAACATTAGAGCACACATCATGA
- the LOC100789328 gene encoding DExH-box ATP-dependent RNA helicase DExH16, mitochondrial isoform X1: MASFLLRRNRNLFSRSLLGKKEPFRLYFQFKSQSLGGAANKVHPYSSRNGPIRNDFTDLTCPHTWYPQARKKHRRIILHVGPTNSGKTHHALKQLESSASGVYCGPLRLLAWEIAKRLNKAQVPCDLITGQERDEVDGANHKAVTVEMVDVSADYQCAVIDEIQMIGCITRGYSFTRALLGIAADELHLCGDPAAVPLIQEIMKITGDEIEVQFYERLSPLVPLKVPLGSFSNVRNGDCIVTFSRQEIYKLKKRIEKEGKHLCSVVYGSLPPETRTRQASMFNDASSEFDVLVASDAIGMGLNLNISRIIFSTMKKFDGFEVRDLTVPEIKQIAGRAGRYGSNFPVGEVTCMDEEDLPLLHSSLNSPSPILERAGILPTFDLMYMYSRLHPRNGFYQILAHFLDNAKLSENYFIVNCEQLLKVAAVIDELPLGLHEKYLFCISPADMDDEISSQGLAQFAENYAKKGLVRLREIFTPGSLKVPKTPAALKELESIHKVLDLYVWLSFRLEESFPDHELAASQKAICSMLIEEFLERLGWQKPMARRLPSHKMSSSLLSQHMRKHL; this comes from the exons ATGGCTTCCTTTCTTCTTCGCCGTAACCGCAATCTATTCTCTCGCTCTCTACTCG GTAAAAAGGAGCCTTTTCGTCTGTACTTTCAGTTCAAGTCTCAAAGTTTAGGTGGTGCTGCAAACAAGGTGCATCCATATAGCAGCCGTAATGGTCCCATCAGAAATGATTTTACTGACTTGAC TTGCCCTCATACATGGTATCCACAGGCTCGAAAGAAACATCGCAGGATTATCCTGCATGTTGGTCCAACAAATAGTGGTAAAACACATCATGCTCTGAAGCAACTTGAGTCAAGTGCTTCTG GTGTATATTGTGGTCCTTTAAGATTGTTGGCATGGGAGATAGCAAAACGGTTGAACAAGGCACAAGTTCCTTGTGATCTCATTACAGGTCAGGAAAGAGATGAAGTTGATGGTGCCAATCATAAGGCTGTCACAGTTGAAATGGTTGATGTTTCAGCTGATTATCAGTGTGCTGTTATTGATGAAATTCAG ATGATAGGGTGTATTACAAGGGGATATTCATTTACACGTGCTTTATTAGGAATTGCTGCTGATGAACTTCACCTTTGTGGTGATCCAGCTGCTGTTCCCCTTATTCAGGAGATAATGAAAATTACTGGTGACGAAATTGAG GTTCAATTTTATGAGAGACTGTCACCTTTAGTCCCACTGAAGGTTCCTCTTGGATCTTTCTCTAATGTAAGAAATGGTGACTGCATTGTAACCTTTTCACGTCAGGAGATATACAAATTGAAG AAAAGAATTGAGAAAGAAGGAAAGCATCTTTGTTCAGTAGTTTATGGATCACTGCCACCAGAGACTCGAACAAGACAG GCAAGCATGTTCAATGATGCAAGTAGCGAGTTTGATGTTCTTGTGGCCAGTGATGCCATTGGAATGGGTCTTAATCTAAACATCTCTAGGATCATATTTTCAACCATGAAGAAGTTCGACGGTTTCGAGGTGCGAGATCTGACTGTACCTGAGATCAAACAGATTGCAG GGAGAGCTGGTAGATATGGGTCAAATTTTCCTGTAGGAGAAGTAACATGCATGGATGAAGAGGATCTACCCttgctccattcatctttgaaTTCTCCATCACCCATTTTAGAG CGTGCTGGCATACTTCCTACCTTTGATCTGATGTATATGTATTCACGATTACATCCAAGAAATGGTTTCTATCAAATACTG GCGCATTTTCTTGACAATGCGAAATTATCTGAAAACTATTTCATTGTTAATTGTGAGCAATTATTG AAAGTGGCTGCTGTAATTGACGAGCTTCCCCTTGGATTACATGAGAAATACCTTTTCTGTATCAG CCCAGCTGACATGGATGATGAAATTTCATCTCAAGGCCTAGCACAG TTTGCAGAGAATTATGCAAAGAAAGGTCTTGTCCGGCTTCGAGAAATATTTACACCAGGGTCACTCAAAGTGCCCAAGACGCCAGCTGCTCTGAAGGAGTTGGAATCTATccacaag GTGTTGGATCTGTACGTTTGGTTGAGCTTTCGGTTGGAAGAATCTTTCCCAGACCATGAGCTGGCCGCATCCCAAAAGGCTATTTGCAGCAT GTTGATTGAGGAATTCCTAGAAAGACTCGGGTGGCAAAAGCCAATGGCTAGAAGGTTGCCTTCTCATAAAATGTCAAGTTCTCTATTATCCCAACACATGAGGAAACACCTTTAA
- the LOC100789328 gene encoding DExH-box ATP-dependent RNA helicase DExH16, mitochondrial isoform X2: MASFLLRRNRNLFSRSLLGKKEPFRLYFQFKSQSLGGAANKVHPYSSRNGPIRNDFTDLTCPHTWYPQARKKHRRIILHVGPTNSGKTHHALKQLESSASGVYCGPLRLLAWEIAKRLNKAQVPCDLITGQERDEVDGANHKAVTVEMVDVSADYQCAVIDEIQMIGCITRGYSFTRALLGIAADELHLCGDPAAVPLIQEIMKITGDEIEVQFYERLSPLVPLKVPLGSFSNVRNGDCIVTFSRQEIYKLKKRIEKEGKHLCSVVYGSLPPETRTRQASMFNDASSEFDVLVASDAIGMGLNLNISRIIFSTMKKFDGFEVRDLTVPEIKQIAGRAGRYGSNFPVGEVTCMDEEDLPLLHSSLNSPSPILERAGILPTFDLMYMYSRLHPRNGFYQILKVAAVIDELPLGLHEKYLFCISPADMDDEISSQGLAQFAENYAKKGLVRLREIFTPGSLKVPKTPAALKELESIHKVLDLYVWLSFRLEESFPDHELAASQKAICSMLIEEFLERLGWQKPMARRLPSHKMSSSLLSQHMRKHL, translated from the exons ATGGCTTCCTTTCTTCTTCGCCGTAACCGCAATCTATTCTCTCGCTCTCTACTCG GTAAAAAGGAGCCTTTTCGTCTGTACTTTCAGTTCAAGTCTCAAAGTTTAGGTGGTGCTGCAAACAAGGTGCATCCATATAGCAGCCGTAATGGTCCCATCAGAAATGATTTTACTGACTTGAC TTGCCCTCATACATGGTATCCACAGGCTCGAAAGAAACATCGCAGGATTATCCTGCATGTTGGTCCAACAAATAGTGGTAAAACACATCATGCTCTGAAGCAACTTGAGTCAAGTGCTTCTG GTGTATATTGTGGTCCTTTAAGATTGTTGGCATGGGAGATAGCAAAACGGTTGAACAAGGCACAAGTTCCTTGTGATCTCATTACAGGTCAGGAAAGAGATGAAGTTGATGGTGCCAATCATAAGGCTGTCACAGTTGAAATGGTTGATGTTTCAGCTGATTATCAGTGTGCTGTTATTGATGAAATTCAG ATGATAGGGTGTATTACAAGGGGATATTCATTTACACGTGCTTTATTAGGAATTGCTGCTGATGAACTTCACCTTTGTGGTGATCCAGCTGCTGTTCCCCTTATTCAGGAGATAATGAAAATTACTGGTGACGAAATTGAG GTTCAATTTTATGAGAGACTGTCACCTTTAGTCCCACTGAAGGTTCCTCTTGGATCTTTCTCTAATGTAAGAAATGGTGACTGCATTGTAACCTTTTCACGTCAGGAGATATACAAATTGAAG AAAAGAATTGAGAAAGAAGGAAAGCATCTTTGTTCAGTAGTTTATGGATCACTGCCACCAGAGACTCGAACAAGACAG GCAAGCATGTTCAATGATGCAAGTAGCGAGTTTGATGTTCTTGTGGCCAGTGATGCCATTGGAATGGGTCTTAATCTAAACATCTCTAGGATCATATTTTCAACCATGAAGAAGTTCGACGGTTTCGAGGTGCGAGATCTGACTGTACCTGAGATCAAACAGATTGCAG GGAGAGCTGGTAGATATGGGTCAAATTTTCCTGTAGGAGAAGTAACATGCATGGATGAAGAGGATCTACCCttgctccattcatctttgaaTTCTCCATCACCCATTTTAGAG CGTGCTGGCATACTTCCTACCTTTGATCTGATGTATATGTATTCACGATTACATCCAAGAAATGGTTTCTATCAAATACTG AAAGTGGCTGCTGTAATTGACGAGCTTCCCCTTGGATTACATGAGAAATACCTTTTCTGTATCAG CCCAGCTGACATGGATGATGAAATTTCATCTCAAGGCCTAGCACAG TTTGCAGAGAATTATGCAAAGAAAGGTCTTGTCCGGCTTCGAGAAATATTTACACCAGGGTCACTCAAAGTGCCCAAGACGCCAGCTGCTCTGAAGGAGTTGGAATCTATccacaag GTGTTGGATCTGTACGTTTGGTTGAGCTTTCGGTTGGAAGAATCTTTCCCAGACCATGAGCTGGCCGCATCCCAAAAGGCTATTTGCAGCAT GTTGATTGAGGAATTCCTAGAAAGACTCGGGTGGCAAAAGCCAATGGCTAGAAGGTTGCCTTCTCATAAAATGTCAAGTTCTCTATTATCCCAACACATGAGGAAACACCTTTAA
- the LOC100791440 gene encoding putative 12-oxophytodienoate reductase 11: MDAPLLTPYKMGNFNLSHRVVLAPLTRQRSSYNNVPEPHLILYYSQRTSNGGILISEANGISETAQGYPHTPGIWTKQQVQAWKPIVDAVHAKGGIFFCQIWHAGRVSNSVYQPNGQAPISSTDKLLAPQGRGDGIDEVHYTPPRRLRTDEIPHIVNDFRLAARNAIQAGFDGVEIHGAHGYLIDQFLKDKVNDRTDQYGGSLENRCRFALEIVEALVDEIGAERVGIRLSPFSEYCECGDSNPEQLGLYIVNALNKYSILYCHMVEPRMKTVVERVECPQSLVLMRKAFNGTFIAAGGYDRQEGIDAISENRADLVAYGRLFLANPDLPKRFALNAPLNKYHRETFYTHDPVVGYTDYPFHAEESNVVAS; this comes from the exons ATGGATGCTCCTCTTCTTACCCCATACAAGATGGGCAACTTCAATCTATCCCATAG AGTTGTTTTGGCACCGCTCACCAGACAGAGGTCTAGTTACAACAACGTTCCTGAACCACATCTAATTCTCTACTACTCTCAGAGAACTTCCAACGGAGGCATTCTCATTTCTGAAGCTAATGGCATTTCTGAAACCGCTCAAGG GTATCCACACACACCTGGCATATGGACAAAACAGCAAGTCCAAGCGTGGAAACCCATTGTGGATGCCGTTCATGCCAAAGGTGGTATCTTCTTTTGTCAGATTTGGCACGCTGGAAGGGTTTCAAATTCAG TTTATCAACCAAATGGGCAAGCACCGATATCTTCTACGGACAAGCTACTCGCACCACAAGGTCGAGGTGATGGCATTGATGAAGTACATTACACACCACCAAGGCGGCTAAGGACAGATGAAATTCCTCATATTGTCAATGACTTCAGACTTGCTGCTAGGAATGCTATCCAAGCTG gttTTGATGGAGTTGAGATCCATGGGGCTCATGGTTACCTTATTGATCAATTCCTGAAAGATAAGGTGAATGACCGAACAGACCAATATGGTGGATCCCTTGAGAACCGTTGTCGATTTGCTTTGGAAATTGTTGAAGCTCTTGTAGATGAGATAGGGGCGGAAAGAGTTGGAATTagattatcacctttttcagaATATTGTGAGTGTGGAGATTCAAATCCCGAACAGTTGGGGCTGTACATAGTTAATGCCCTCAATAAGTATAGTATTCTCTACTGTCACATGGTGGAACCAAGAATGAAGACTGTTGTAGAAAGAGTTGAATGTCCTCAAAGCCTGGTGCTTATGAGAAAGGCCTTCAATGGCACTTTTATAGCCGCAGGAGGTTATGACAGGCAAGAGGGGATCGATGCCATATCTGAGAACAGGGCTGATCTTGTTGCTTATGGTCGTTTGTTCTTGGCCAATCCAGACTTGCCAAAGAGATTTGCACTCAATGCTCCTCTCAACAAGTATCACCGGGAGACATTCTACACTCATGATCCAGTTGTTGGTTATACTGACTACCCTTTTCATGCTGAAGAATCCAATGTTGTAGCATCTTAG
- the LOC100806111 gene encoding pentatricopeptide repeat-containing protein At3g22670, mitochondrial — protein sequence MLSKFRILSLFTHRLSPRTAAAAANGSHHFLCTMAESPELPPWLKFSDTPTPPDADSDDNFVIPSLAHWVDTHMLITKPKVLTQSPKQDNLDELDAITKVLKKRYPSPELAALALDGLSFQPSSGLVSQVLNRFSNDWVPALGFFKWAKSQTGYRHSPELCNLMVDILGKCKSFDPMSDLVEEMAKLEQGYVTLETMAKVIRRLAKARKHEDAIEAFRRMDKFGVNKDTAALNVLIDALVKGDSVEHAHKVVLEFKGLIPLSSHSFNVLMHGWCRARKFDNARKAMEDMKELGFEPDVFSYTSFIEAYCHERDFRKVDQVLEEMRENGCPPNAVTYTTVMLHLGKAGQLSKALEVYEKMKCDGCVADTPVYSCMIFILGKAGRLKDACDVFEDMPKQGVVRDVVTYNTMISTACAHSREETALRLLKEMEDGSCKPNVGTYHPLLKMCCKKKRMKVLKFLLDHMFKNDISPDLATYSLLVNALCKTGKVADAYSFLEEMVLKGFTPKPSTLKGLAGELESLSMLEEKERVEEWMDRFSQKQNI from the coding sequence ATGCTCTCCAAGTTCCGAATCCTAAGCCTCTTCACTCACCGTCTTTCTCCTAGaaccgccgccgccgccgccaatGGCTCGCACCACTTCCTCTGCACCATGGCGGAGTCACCGGAGCTCCCTCCGTGGCTCAAGTTCTCCGACACCCCGACCCCTCCAGACGCTGACTCAGACGACAACTTCGTTATCCCTTCACTCGCTCACTGGGTCGACACCCACATGCTCATCACCAAGCCCAAAGTCCTGACGCAATCACCCAAGCAAGACAACCTCGACGAACTCGACGCAATAACCAAAGTTCTCAAAAAACGCTACCCTTCTCCCGAGTTAGCTGCTTTAGCCCTTGATGGACTTAGTTTTCAGCCATCTAGCGGTTTGGTTTCGCAGGTTCTCAACAGATTCAGCAACGACTGGGTCCCAGCTTTGGGTTTTTTCAAATGGGCAAAATCTCAAACAGGTTATCGGCATTCCCCCGAACTCTGCAACTTGATGGTTGACATCTTGGGAAAGTGCAAATCCTTTGATCCCATGTCCGATTTGGTGGAGGAAATGGCAAAACTCGAACAAGGGTATGTCACATTGGAAACAATGGCCAAGGTAATCCGGAGGCTTGCCAAGGCACGCAAGCATGAAGATGCTATTGAAGCATTTCGCAGAATGGACAAGTTTGGTGTCAATAAGGACACTGCAGCGTTGAATGTTCTCATCGATGCATTGGTGAAAGGAGATAGCGTTGAACATGCCCACAAGGTTGTTTTGGAGTTTAAGGGTTTGATACCTTTGAGTTCTCATTCTTTCAATGTTTTGATGCATGGATGGTGCAGAGCGAGGAAATTTGACAATGCAAGGAAAGCCATGGAGGACATGAAGGAACTCGGGTTTGAACCCGATGTTTTCTCGTACACTAGTTTCATTGAAGCATACTGCCACGAGAGAGATTTCCGCAAGGTGGATCAAGTTTTGGAGGAGATGAGGGAAAATGGATGCCCCCCTAATGCTGTGACTTACACTACTGTGATGCTTCATCTGGGGAAAGCAGGGCAACTGAGTAAAGCTTTGGAGGTTTATGAAAAGATGAAGTGTGATGGCTGTGTTGCTGACACTCCAGTTTATAGCTGCATGATATTCATTCTTGGCAAAGCTGGGAGGTTAAAGGATGCTTGTGATGTGTTTGAGGATATGCCTAAGCAAGGGGTTGTGAGAGATGTCGTGACATACAATACTATGATTTCTACTGCTTGTGCTCACTCGCGGGAAGAGACTGCTCTTAGGTTGCTTAAGGAAATGGAAGACGGGTCGTGCAAGCCGAATGTTGGGACTTACCATCCGTTGCTCAAGATGTGCTGcaaaaagaagagaatgaaGGTGCTCAAGTTTTTGTTGGATCACATGTTCAAAAACGATATAAGCCCTGATTTGGCCACTTACTCGCTCTTGGTAAATGCTCTGTGTAAAACCGGAAAAGTTGCGGATGCTTACTCGTTTTTGGAGGAAATGGTCTTGAAGGGGTTCACTCCGAAACCCAGCACGCTCAAGGGATTGGCTGGAGAGCTTGAGTCCTTGAGCATGTTAGAAGAGAAAGAGCGTGTTGAGGAATGGATGGATCGCTTCTCGCAGAAACAAAACATTTAG
- the LOC100780782 gene encoding uncharacterized protein isoform X3 encodes MKRSFPWENQIDVSSSSSPNSLRPNPPTIPNSPIDTNSQGEDILEACLQASGIHGLHMKSVRCTHQTGRNVSGLHEADPNPKSSRHYDPIHLMDGIRQIHETDIRTASSLPHKYSPQAMGSVENWQ; translated from the exons ATGAAGAGGTCATTTCCATGGGAAAATCAAATTGatgtctcttcttcttcttctccaaacTCCCTTCGTCCCAACCCTCCAACTATCCCTAACTCCCCCATAGATACCAATTCCCAAG GTGAAGATATTCTAGAAGCTTGTCTTCAGGCTAGTGGTATCCATGGTCTTCATATGAAGTCTGTAAG ATGCACTCATCAGACGGGCAGAAATGTATCAGGATTACATGAAGCAGATCCCAATCCCAAATCATCGAGGCACTATGATCCCATTCACCTCATGGATGGGATTAGGCAGATCCATGAAACAGATATACGAACAGCCTCTTCATTACCTCACAAATATTCTCCTCAAGCAATGGGATCAGTTGAGAATTGGCAGTGA